The proteins below are encoded in one region of Pacificitalea manganoxidans:
- a CDS encoding alpha/beta fold hydrolase: protein MPMIEAIDRTKIHVRDWGPAEARPLVLIHGWPLNADSWEYQAVRLAEAGHRVVAYDRRGFGRSEQPFTGYDYDTMSDDLATVMAALDLKEATLAGFSMGGGEVARYMSRHEGERVAKTMLISSVVPFMLDTDDHDGVPQKVFDGIKDGLRKDRPEFLSEFFKTFYGQGTKKGGVSDGVLHWSLMMAMQASPKATLDCVDAFGTTDFRPDLDAFDVPTLVVHGTADETVPIDPSGRAAAEAIRDAELKEYDGAPHGLTATHADQLFQDMLEFHES, encoded by the coding sequence ATGCCAATGATCGAAGCGATCGACCGCACGAAGATCCATGTCAGGGACTGGGGGCCGGCGGAGGCGCGTCCGCTGGTGCTAATCCACGGCTGGCCGCTCAATGCCGACAGTTGGGAATATCAGGCGGTGCGGCTGGCCGAGGCGGGGCACCGAGTGGTGGCCTATGACCGGCGCGGCTTTGGCCGGTCCGAACAGCCGTTTACAGGCTATGACTACGACACGATGTCGGACGATCTGGCCACCGTCATGGCCGCGCTGGATCTGAAGGAGGCCACGCTGGCGGGGTTTTCGATGGGCGGCGGTGAGGTCGCCCGCTACATGTCCCGCCACGAAGGGGAGCGCGTCGCGAAAACGATGCTGATTTCTTCCGTTGTGCCCTTCATGCTCGATACCGACGATCACGACGGCGTGCCGCAGAAGGTCTTCGACGGGATCAAGGACGGCTTGCGCAAGGATCGCCCGGAGTTTCTGTCGGAGTTCTTCAAGACGTTCTACGGGCAGGGCACCAAGAAGGGCGGCGTGTCCGACGGCGTGCTGCATTGGTCCCTGATGATGGCAATGCAAGCCAGCCCCAAGGCGACACTCGATTGTGTCGATGCGTTCGGCACCACCGATTTCCGTCCCGACCTCGACGCCTTCGATGTGCCGACGCTGGTGGTGCATGGCACGGCGGATGAGACCGTGCCCATCGATCCGTCGGGCCGCGCCGCCGCCGAGGCGATCCGCGATGCGGAATTGAAGGAATATGACGGTGCGCCCCACGGCCTGACCGCGACCCATGCCGATCAGCTGTTTCAAGACATGCTGGAATTCCACGAAAGCTGA